The Lagopus muta isolate bLagMut1 chromosome 8, bLagMut1 primary, whole genome shotgun sequence genome contains a region encoding:
- the LOC125697244 gene encoding leucine-zipper-like transcriptional regulator 1 homolog: MKGKAAHCDWKCAAQRKASPCDRYKHACAVCRGFVYLYGGRNTSSLRDFWRYNIARNEWELLDCSGDGPEELEEHSMVAYKGTLYIFGGMVDSAFTQAKTPLWMYDTDSARWTEGRDVPAEMESLAPTNRKGHSAVVYRASMYIYGGYVGIRGISQEFWTFHFDTRQWLYVSTLSHNAGPGPRHGHSAVVYRTAMYLYGGLVGLSEQKDLWKWDFGNSSWYNIRTSQGPPPAVGHASVVFEDSMLVFGGGISNSSPNEDLWKYHFHTQTWKKLSGITKANFSPKTYHCMLGIGVGFQTTSDFTNTFSRHWKSKKEHHQLVTIPKHSYFCSYFRQQPAYRAFSNEDSGAIEMKTFSFPLEPVGFCAFQTSSEVEADPKRATSILTRGGSAPLFLSSEKETFAAAALVEQEEGTNCQHAAAGDEVSSDANVLLLIGGKPLSSFSEISMWQTEFDSLSSV; this comes from the exons atgaaaggaaaagctgcacACTGCGACTGGAAATGTGCAGCCCAGAGGAAGGCCTCTCCCTGCGATCGATACAAACACGcctgtgctgtctgcagaggaTTTGTTTACCTCTATGGAGGGCGGAACACCAGCAGTCTCAGAGATTTTTGGCGGTACAATATAG CGAGGAATGAATGGGAGCTGCTGGACTGCTCAGGAGATGGACCAGAAGAACTGGAAGAACATTCAATGGTGGCTTATAAG GGCACCCTGTACATTTTTGGTGGAATGGTGGATTCTGCTTTCACACAAGCAAAAACCCCTCTCTGGATGTATGACACAG ACTCTGCGAGATGGACAGAGGGCCGCGACGTACCAGCAGAGATGGAG AGTTTGGCACCTACTAACAGAAAAGGCCACAGTGCAGTAGTGTACCGTGCCAGCATGTACATCTATGGGGGATATGTTGGCATCAGAGGCATTTCACAGGAATTTTGGACGTTCCATTTTG ATACAAGGCAATGGCTGTATGTTTCCACCCTATCTCACAACGCTGGCCCAGGACCTCGGCACGGTCATTCAGCAGTAGTTTATCGTACAGCCATGTACCTCTATGGAGGGCTGGTGGGGCTGAGTGAACAGAAAGATTTATGGAAGTGGGACTTTGGAAACAGCAGCTGGTATAACATCAGAACAAG cCAAGGACCTCCTCCAGCAGTAGGTCATGCTTCAGTAGTCTTCGAAGACTCAATGCTGGTGTTTGGTGGAGGGATTTCCAACTCCAGTCCTAATGAAGACCTCTGGAAGTACCATTTCCACACACAGACATGGAAGAAGCTAAGTGGCATTACAAAGGCAAACTTTTCTCCTAAAACATATCACTGCATGCTAGGAATTGGCGTTGGCTTTCAAACTACCTCAGATTTCACTAATACATTCTCCAGACACTGGAAGAGTAAGAAGGAGCACCACCAGCTGGTGACCATCCCAAAGCACTCCTACTTCTGCAGCTACTTTCGCCAGCAGCCTGCGTACCGAGCGTTCAGCAACGAGGACAGTGGTGCCATTGAAATGAAAACCTTTAGCTTCCCTCTGGAGCCAGTGGGCTTTTGTGCATTTCAAACCTCTTCAGAGGTGGAAGCAGACCCAAAGAGAGCAACAAGCATTTTGACAAGGGGTGGGTCTGCccctctgtttctctcttctgaaaaaGAGACTTTTGCTGCCGCTGCACTTGTGGAACAAGAGGAGGGAACCAACTGTCAgcatgcagctgcaggagatgaAGTTAGCAGCGATGCCaatgtgctgctgctcattGGAGGCAAACCTTTGTccagcttttctgaaatctcAATGTGGCAAACGGAGTTTGATAGCTTGTCATCTGTTtga